In a single window of the Vitis vinifera cultivar Pinot Noir 40024 chromosome 6, ASM3070453v1 genome:
- the LOC100260462 gene encoding abscisic acid 8'-hydroxylase 2 has translation MHYFFFSPLSASFLFFLLLLLLLLLGTAVVFFSLLPFRFLQWRHHQHKRLPLPPGSMGWPYIGETLKLYTENPNSFFSNRQKRHGDVFKTSILGCPCVMVSSPEAIKVVLVTRAHLFKPTYPSSKERMIGPEAIFFHEGPYHSRLKKLVQASFLPSAIRGSVSAIEQIVLKFLPTWNNGVVNTLQEMKKYTFDVAILSAFGHKLDLEMEGIKHLYRSLEKGYNSMPINLPGTPFRRAMKARQLLNETFRRLIAKRRGSSKQGGGLLGILLGAKDQHLNHLSDSQIADNIIGVIFAAHDTTASVLTWLLKYLHDNRDLLEAVTREQEGIKASISEANRGLTWDDTRRMPLTGRVIQETLRTASILSFTFREAVEDVEFEGYYIPKGWKVLPLFRSIHYCADFFPQPEKFDPSRFEVPPKPNTFLPFGNGVHACPGSELAKLEMFVLLHHLTTSYRWKVVGGEDGIQYVPFPVPQRGLPIEVTPRKANAE, from the exons ATGCACTACTTCTTCTTCTCTCCTTTGTcggcttcttttcttttctttcttcttcttcttctccttcttcttctgggaACAGCTGTTGTATTCTTTTCTCTGTTGCCCTTTCGGTTTCTCCAATGGCGCCATCACCAACACAAACGTCTGCCACTGCCACCTGGTTCAATGGGCTGGCCTTATATCGGGGAGACGCTCAAGCTCTATACTGAGAACCCAAATTCCTTTTTCTCCAACAGGCAAAAACG ACATGGAGATGTTTTCAAGACCAGCATACTGGGATGTCCTTGTGTGATGGTTTCAAGCCCGGAAGCTATTAAGGTTGTGCTAGTGACTCGAGCTCATCTCTTTAAGCCAACCTATCCATCAAGCAAAGAGAGAATGATAGGGCCAGAGGCTATCTTCTTTCATGAAGGGCCCTATCATTCAAGGCTCAAGAAATTGGTCCAGGCCTCTTTTCTCCCCTCTGCAATTAGAGGATCGGTCTCAGCGATAGAGCAGattgttctcaaatttcttccTACCTGGAACAACGGTGTCGTTAACACTCTGCAAGAGATGAAAAAa TATACTTTTGATGTGGCCATCCTTTCGGCATTCGGGCACAAACTCGACTTAGAGATGGAGGGAATCAAACATCTGTATCGGAGTCTTGAGAAGGGCTATAATTCCATGCCTATAAATCTTCCAGGAACTCCCTTCCGCAGAGCCATGAAG GCGAGGCAGCTTCTCAACGAGACTTTCAGGAGATTGATAGCAAAGAGAAGGGGAAGTAGTAAACAAGGAGGTGGATTGCTGGGAATTCTTCTGGGAGCTAAGGACCAGCATCTGAATCACCTGAGCGATTCTCAAATTGCTGATAACATCATCGGAGTCATCTTTGCTGCTCATGATACCACTGCAAGTGTTCTCACATGGCTTCTCAAGTACCTACATGATAATAGAGATCTCCTCGAAGCCGTTACC AGGGAACAAGAAGGCATTAAAGCCAGCATATCAGAAGCAAATCGAGGCCTTACGTGGGATGATACTCGGCGCATGCCGCTGACCGGCCGG GTGATTCAGGAGACTTTAAGAACGGCAAGCATTCTCTCCTTCACATTCAGAGAAGCAGTCGAAGACGTAGAATTTGAAGGGTACTACATCCCCAAAGGCTGGAAGGTTCTTCCACTATTCAGAAGCATCCATTACTGTGCTGATTTCTTCCCTCAACCCGAAAAGTTTGACCCTTCGAGATTCGAG GTGCCACCAAAACCCAACACGTTCTTGCCATTTGGGAATGGCGTGCATGCCTGTCCAGGCAGTGAGCTAGCCAAGCTTGAGATGTTCGTCCTCCTCCACCACCTCACCACCTCCTACAG GTGGAAGGTGGTGGGAGGTGAAGATGGCATACAATACGTCCCATTTCCGGTGCCCCAGCGCGGCCTGCCAATAGAGGTGACCCCAAGAAAAGCAAACGCAGAATAA